The Pseudodesulfovibrio sp. S3 genome window below encodes:
- a CDS encoding NifU family protein: MRDKVETVLDKVRPMLQADGGDVELVEITDSGVVRVRLTGACKGCPMSQMTLRNGIERIVLKEIPEVKGVEAV; the protein is encoded by the coding sequence ATGCGCGATAAAGTGGAAACTGTTTTGGACAAGGTCCGGCCCATGCTTCAGGCTGACGGCGGTGACGTGGAACTCGTGGAAATCACCGATTCCGGCGTGGTCCGTGTCAGGCTGACCGGTGCCTGCAAGGGGTGTCCCATGTCCCAGATGACCCTGCGAAACGGCATTGAACGGATTGTTCTCAAGGAAATCCCCGAAGTGAAGGGCGTAGAAGCCGTTTAG
- the gltX gene encoding glutamate--tRNA ligase → MTKIVSRFAPSPTGYLHIGGARTALFSWLLARAAGGEFRLRIEDTDLERSTPEATQAIIDSMRWLGLEHDGEIVYQSARADRHNEVIDQLIESGHAYYCRCSKEDVDAMREKAMKEGRKPKYDGTCRDKGLTSGVVRLKAPQEGATGYKDMVKGFISVENTEMDDMILRRTDGSPTYNLAVVVDDHDMGVNHVLRGDDHVNNTPRQILIYRAMGWDVPEFGHVPMILGPDKKKLSKRHGALSVMEYEKMGYLPEAVTNYLARLGWSHGDQELFTMDEMVKLFSTDNLGNSPSVFDLTKFEWVNGQYMQKGDPDRLAGMLCDFLAREVGEEEAANVSRADFARIAPLLQPRAKSILDMLEQSRPFITDASFLAYDEAAVKKFLTEETRPLLEEIAARIEALETFSEETLEEVHRQFLEDKDIKFKAVAQPIRVAIMGKTQSPGLFETMMVLGKEQTLARIRRAVAL, encoded by the coding sequence ATGACCAAGATAGTTTCCCGTTTTGCTCCCAGCCCGACCGGGTACCTGCATATCGGCGGTGCGCGCACCGCACTGTTTTCCTGGCTGCTGGCCCGGGCTGCTGGCGGCGAATTCCGTCTGCGCATCGAGGATACGGACCTGGAACGTTCCACCCCGGAGGCCACACAGGCCATCATCGATTCCATGCGCTGGCTCGGTCTGGAGCATGACGGCGAGATCGTGTACCAGTCCGCCCGCGCCGACCGGCATAATGAGGTCATTGACCAGCTCATCGAGTCCGGCCATGCCTATTACTGCCGGTGTTCCAAGGAAGACGTGGACGCCATGCGCGAGAAGGCCATGAAGGAAGGCCGCAAGCCCAAGTACGACGGCACCTGCCGCGACAAGGGGCTGACCTCGGGCGTGGTCAGGCTCAAGGCCCCTCAGGAGGGCGCCACCGGATACAAGGATATGGTCAAGGGCTTCATCAGCGTGGAGAACACGGAGATGGACGACATGATCCTCCGGCGCACGGACGGTTCGCCCACCTACAACCTGGCCGTGGTGGTGGACGACCACGACATGGGCGTCAACCATGTCCTGCGCGGCGACGACCACGTCAACAACACCCCGCGCCAGATCCTCATCTACCGCGCCATGGGGTGGGACGTGCCCGAGTTCGGCCATGTGCCCATGATCCTCGGCCCGGACAAGAAGAAGCTTTCCAAACGCCACGGCGCGCTGTCGGTCATGGAATACGAGAAGATGGGCTACCTGCCGGAGGCCGTGACCAATTATCTGGCCCGGCTGGGCTGGTCCCACGGCGACCAGGAATTGTTCACCATGGACGAGATGGTGAAACTTTTTTCCACGGACAACCTGGGCAATTCCCCGTCGGTCTTCGACCTGACCAAGTTCGAGTGGGTCAACGGTCAGTACATGCAGAAGGGCGACCCTGACCGGCTGGCAGGGATGCTTTGCGATTTCCTGGCCCGGGAAGTGGGCGAGGAAGAAGCGGCCAATGTTTCCAGGGCCGATTTCGCCAGGATCGCACCGCTCCTGCAGCCCCGCGCCAAGTCCATCCTCGACATGCTGGAACAGTCCCGTCCGTTCATCACGGACGCTTCTTTCCTGGCCTATGACGAGGCTGCGGTGAAGAAATTCCTGACCGAGGAGACCAGGCCGCTCCTCGAAGAGATCGCGGCCCGCATCGAGGCGCTTGAAACGTTCAGTGAAGAGACGCTGGAAGAGGTGCACCGTCAGTTCCTTGAGGACAAGGACATCAAGTTCAAGGCCGTTGCCCAGCCCATTCGCGTGGCCATCATGGGCAAGACCCAGTCTCCCGGCCTGTTCGAGACCATGATGGTGCTCGGCAAGGAACAGACCCTTGCGCGGATACGTCGGGCCGTGGCGCTGTAG
- a CDS encoding TetR/AcrR family transcriptional regulator: protein MRIKDDSKREALLRATVSVVNKTGFVAASVSKIAGAAQVSPATLYTYFENKDDLIISTYMALMSRMSDGVFRGVDTGLPVRAALYDIWRRTFEYVSRNRGDFLYTEQFAKSPYVKHLRLEDLQAFFAPLISLVRRGVDEKILKDVHFHMHILFFYYPILTLANPGSCHSVAIEEATIETAFQLAWDAIRL, encoded by the coding sequence ATGCGCATCAAAGACGACAGCAAGCGGGAAGCACTTTTGCGTGCCACGGTGTCGGTGGTCAACAAGACGGGTTTCGTGGCAGCGTCCGTGTCCAAGATCGCCGGAGCCGCCCAGGTCTCGCCAGCTACCCTGTACACCTATTTCGAGAACAAGGACGACCTGATCATCTCGACCTATATGGCACTCATGTCCCGCATGTCGGACGGCGTCTTCAGGGGGGTGGACACAGGTCTGCCGGTGCGGGCGGCCCTGTACGACATCTGGCGCAGGACCTTTGAGTACGTGTCCCGGAACCGGGGGGATTTCCTCTACACCGAGCAGTTTGCAAAGTCCCCCTACGTCAAGCACCTCAGGCTTGAAGACCTGCAGGCCTTTTTCGCACCGCTCATCAGCTTGGTCCGCCGGGGCGTGGACGAGAAGATTCTCAAGGATGTCCATTTTCATATGCACATCTTGTTCTTCTACTATCCGATCCTTACCCTGGCCAATCCGGGTAGCTGCCATTCCGTAGCTATTGAAGAAGCCACCATTGAGACCGCTTTCCAGCTTGCCTGGGATGCCATCAGACTCTAG
- a CDS encoding SHOCT domain-containing protein, with protein MNFLTAFSNWCPGAGFWQAGGHPGWSSWMPFHFGGIFQLLIIGLIIYFTVRLLRKPATDTGTGTPEEILKRRFAAGEIDEQTYRAMKDEIHKR; from the coding sequence ATGAATTTTCTTACCGCATTCAGTAATTGGTGTCCCGGAGCAGGGTTCTGGCAGGCTGGCGGCCATCCGGGCTGGTCGAGTTGGATGCCCTTTCATTTCGGCGGCATCTTTCAGCTCCTCATCATCGGATTGATCATATACTTCACGGTTCGCCTGCTCCGCAAACCCGCCACAGATACAGGGACAGGCACGCCTGAGGAAATCCTCAAACGCCGCTTTGCCGCCGGTGAAATCGATGAGCAGACCTATCGGGCCATGAAAGACGAGATCCACAAACGGTAG
- the rpmB gene encoding 50S ribosomal protein L28 → MSQVCDICGKGPQSGNNVSHSHIKTKRRFMPNLQKVRHQLESGQVVTIKACTRCIRSGAIIKPVVSKKPEA, encoded by the coding sequence ATGTCCCAGGTTTGCGATATTTGCGGAAAGGGTCCCCAGAGCGGCAACAATGTCAGCCACTCCCACATCAAGACCAAGCGTCGTTTCATGCCTAACCTGCAGAAGGTCCGCCACCAGCTTGAGTCCGGCCAGGTCGTCACTATCAAGGCTTGCACGCGCTGCATCCGCAGCGGCGCCATAATCAAGCCCGTGGTTTCCAAGAAGCCCGAAGCCTAA
- a CDS encoding DUF177 domain-containing protein, translating into MFELWLPISDIAAEGRSFTFDDQAFWREGWREFKLGIRPGRDLVAEYTVMPQSDNGALVRGKLNGSVNMACDRCTGTFELDIDVEFDAFEMLPDGEYDGEPRVRLENGQLQLDMGAILWEEFALALPFKPLCSEDCKGICPGCGVDLNSGKCECKQEEGDERLAVFRNLKIK; encoded by the coding sequence ATGTTTGAACTTTGGTTACCGATCAGCGATATTGCCGCCGAGGGCAGAAGCTTTACTTTTGACGATCAGGCCTTCTGGCGTGAAGGGTGGCGTGAGTTCAAGCTGGGCATTCGTCCGGGCAGGGACCTGGTGGCCGAGTACACCGTCATGCCCCAGTCGGACAACGGCGCTCTCGTTCGCGGCAAGCTCAACGGCTCCGTGAACATGGCTTGCGACCGCTGCACCGGAACGTTCGAGCTGGATATCGATGTCGAGTTCGATGCCTTTGAGATGCTTCCTGATGGCGAGTATGACGGCGAACCTCGCGTTCGTTTGGAAAACGGCCAGTTGCAACTGGACATGGGCGCGATCCTCTGGGAGGAATTCGCCCTGGCTCTGCCCTTCAAGCCTTTGTGCTCCGAAGACTGCAAGGGTATTTGCCCGGGATGCGGAGTGGATCTCAATTCCGGCAAATGCGAATGCAAGCAGGAAGAGGGCGACGAAAGGCTTGCGGTTTTCCGCAACTTGAAGATAAAGTAA
- the rpmF gene encoding 50S ribosomal protein L32, giving the protein MAVPKKRTSRSRKGMRRSHDGIVAPNVVYCECGEPNLPHRVCAVCGSYKGRQVVSGDDA; this is encoded by the coding sequence ATGGCTGTCCCTAAAAAAAGAACTTCCCGGTCCCGTAAGGGCATGCGCCGCTCCCACGACGGTATCGTCGCTCCAAACGTTGTTTACTGCGAGTGCGGTGAGCCGAATCTTCCCCATCGCGTCTGCGCCGTCTGTGGATCCTACAAGGGTCGTCAGGTAGTCAGCGGCGACGATGCCTAG
- the plsX gene encoding phosphate acyltransferase PlsX: MPSAESVLVPRIAVDAMGGDFGPRIVVPAAVLAAREGIAVTLVGDESAINGVLDGLDTQGLDISIVHASQVVEMDDKPADALRRKKDSSIQVACRLVKQGDAHGVVSAGNSGATVACGMFILGRIPGVQRPALAGILPTEKNPMVLIDVGANVDSKPQHLLQFGLMADVFARYVLGIKDPSVGILSIGEEEGKGNAAVREAFDLFKKSQMRFIGNVEGRDIFTGEVDVVVCDGFVGNVALKLSEGLARSLSHILRDELKSSWLSKLGTLLSLGAFKRFKKIVDYAEYGGAPLLGLHDIVIVAHGKSNELAIVNCIRMAATSVRNNAHEHLAEGLAAHKGLAGKPDRDAA; this comes from the coding sequence ATGCCTAGCGCTGAATCCGTCCTGGTTCCACGCATTGCCGTGGATGCCATGGGGGGCGATTTCGGCCCCCGCATAGTCGTGCCTGCTGCGGTTCTGGCCGCGCGTGAAGGCATTGCTGTCACGCTTGTCGGCGATGAGTCCGCTATCAATGGCGTGCTTGACGGTCTCGACACCCAGGGGCTGGACATTTCCATTGTCCATGCCTCCCAGGTCGTCGAGATGGACGACAAGCCCGCAGACGCACTTCGGCGCAAGAAGGATTCGTCCATCCAGGTGGCTTGCCGCCTGGTCAAACAGGGCGATGCCCATGGCGTGGTTTCGGCAGGCAACTCCGGAGCTACCGTGGCTTGCGGTATGTTCATCCTGGGTCGTATTCCCGGTGTGCAGCGTCCGGCCCTGGCCGGCATTCTGCCCACGGAGAAGAACCCGATGGTGCTCATCGACGTGGGTGCCAACGTGGACTCCAAGCCCCAGCATCTCTTGCAGTTTGGTCTCATGGCCGACGTGTTCGCCCGGTATGTCCTTGGCATAAAGGATCCTTCCGTGGGCATCTTGTCCATCGGCGAGGAAGAGGGCAAAGGCAACGCTGCGGTACGTGAGGCCTTTGACCTGTTCAAGAAGTCTCAGATGCGGTTCATCGGCAACGTCGAGGGGCGCGATATCTTCACCGGAGAGGTGGATGTCGTGGTCTGTGACGGGTTCGTGGGTAACGTGGCCCTGAAACTTTCCGAGGGTTTGGCGCGTTCCTTGAGCCACATCCTCAGGGACGAGCTGAAGTCCAGTTGGCTTTCCAAGCTGGGCACGCTGCTTTCACTTGGCGCCTTCAAGCGATTCAAGAAGATCGTGGACTACGCCGAATACGGCGGAGCGCCCCTGCTGGGCTTGCATGACATCGTCATCGTGGCCCATGGCAAGTCCAATGAACTGGCCATCGTCAATTGCATTCGCATGGCCGCGACCAGTGTTCGCAACAATGCTCACGAACATCTGGCCGAAGGTCTGGCCGCCCACAAGGGTTTGGCCGGAAAGCCCGATCGGGACGCGGCGTAA
- a CDS encoding beta-ketoacyl-ACP synthase III has protein sequence MMNFTLRGFGMYAPEKVLTNADLEKIVDTTDEWITTRTGIKERHIAAEDQATSDMALESSKQALAEAGMDPAELTHIICATFTPDSMIPSSACRLQEKFGIKGQMCLDVQAACSGFLYALQTGRGYLCLEPDSKVLVVASEIVSRRTNWEDRATCVLFGDASGAVVMTAGEAADTPRVLDVMLAADGSLGDLLTVNGGGSAYSYKLGEAVGPEFFVEFQGREVFKHAVRNMTDMCEAVLERNGLQKSDVDVLLPHQANYRIIDAVGRRFNIPEERVFVNVHKYGNTSAAAVPVALAEAVQTGFIKPGDLVLIPTFGGGFTWGAALVQF, from the coding sequence ATGATGAACTTCACCCTTCGCGGCTTTGGCATGTATGCTCCTGAAAAGGTGCTGACCAACGCTGATCTCGAAAAAATCGTCGATACCACCGACGAGTGGATAACGACCCGCACCGGCATCAAGGAGCGGCATATTGCCGCCGAGGATCAGGCCACGTCGGATATGGCACTTGAGTCCTCCAAGCAGGCCTTGGCCGAGGCGGGCATGGACCCTGCCGAGTTGACCCACATCATTTGCGCCACCTTTACGCCGGATTCCATGATTCCGTCCTCTGCCTGCCGGTTGCAGGAGAAGTTCGGCATCAAGGGGCAGATGTGTCTCGACGTACAGGCAGCCTGTTCCGGCTTCCTCTATGCTTTGCAGACCGGCCGCGGCTACCTCTGCCTGGAGCCTGACAGCAAGGTCTTGGTGGTTGCCAGTGAGATCGTCTCCCGCCGGACCAACTGGGAGGACAGGGCCACCTGCGTCCTGTTCGGCGATGCCTCCGGCGCCGTGGTCATGACTGCGGGCGAAGCCGCCGATACTCCGCGCGTACTGGACGTCATGTTGGCCGCCGACGGGTCCCTGGGGGATCTGCTCACCGTCAATGGCGGCGGCTCGGCCTATTCCTACAAACTGGGAGAAGCGGTCGGACCCGAATTTTTCGTCGAATTTCAGGGCCGCGAGGTCTTCAAGCACGCCGTGCGGAACATGACCGATATGTGCGAGGCCGTTCTTGAGCGCAACGGGCTGCAGAAGTCCGACGTGGACGTGCTCCTTCCGCATCAGGCCAATTATCGCATCATCGACGCCGTGGGACGCAGGTTCAACATCCCCGAAGAGCGGGTGTTCGTCAACGTCCACAAATACGGCAATACCTCTGCGGCCGCTGTGCCCGTGGCCCTGGCCGAAGCCGTGCAGACCGGCTTTATCAAGCCGGGCGATCTGGTACTTATTCCCACTTTTGGCGGCGGTTTCACCTGGGGAGCCGCTCTCGTGCAGTTCTAG
- the fabG gene encoding 3-oxoacyl-[acyl-carrier-protein] reductase: MSDLSKVALVTGGSRGIGRTVAQRLAADGFEVYLTYVSRPESAEEVVADIEAAGGKARAFKLDSGDRDAVAAFFNDEIKGKVSLDVLVNNAGITRDGLMMRMKDEDWDKVIHINLTGCFAFLKEASKIMGKQRQGRVINITSIVGQMGNAGQTNYCAAKAGLIGLTKSAARELAGRGITVNAVAPGFIETDMTAALPEKVVEAMLAQIPLKSLGQSEDIAAAVSFLAGPGAGYITGQVLGVNGGMYM; encoded by the coding sequence ATGAGCGATCTTTCCAAAGTCGCGTTGGTAACGGGTGGTTCCCGAGGCATCGGACGTACTGTTGCCCAAAGACTGGCCGCCGATGGCTTCGAGGTGTATCTGACCTATGTGAGTCGTCCGGAATCTGCGGAAGAAGTGGTTGCGGATATTGAAGCAGCCGGTGGTAAGGCAAGGGCTTTCAAGCTCGACTCGGGTGACCGTGACGCTGTTGCTGCCTTCTTCAATGACGAGATCAAAGGAAAGGTGTCCCTCGATGTGCTCGTCAACAATGCCGGCATCACCCGCGACGGGCTGATGATGCGCATGAAGGACGAGGATTGGGACAAGGTCATCCATATCAACCTTACCGGCTGTTTTGCTTTTCTCAAGGAAGCGTCCAAGATCATGGGCAAGCAGCGTCAGGGCCGGGTCATCAACATCACGTCCATTGTGGGCCAGATGGGCAATGCCGGTCAGACCAATTATTGCGCGGCCAAGGCAGGGCTTATAGGCCTGACCAAGTCCGCAGCCCGTGAACTGGCCGGGCGCGGGATCACGGTCAATGCCGTGGCACCCGGTTTTATCGAGACCGACATGACTGCCGCACTGCCGGAAAAGGTAGTCGAGGCCATGTTGGCACAAATTCCGTTAAAATCCCTCGGGCAGTCCGAGGATATCGCAGCCGCCGTCTCTTTCCTGGCTGGACCCGGAGCCGGGTACATCACCGGCCAGGTGCTGGGAGTCAATGGCGGCATGTACATGTAA
- a CDS encoding acyl carrier protein has protein sequence MSDVAAKVKAIIVEQLGVSEDEVVESAAFVEDLGADSLDLTELIMAMEEEFDLEIDDEQAQKILKVSDAISHIEKAV, from the coding sequence ATGTCCGACGTAGCAGCAAAAGTGAAAGCGATCATTGTTGAGCAGTTGGGTGTGTCCGAAGACGAAGTCGTTGAAAGCGCAGCCTTTGTTGAAGATCTGGGTGCAGATTCCCTGGACCTGACCGAACTGATCATGGCCATGGAAGAGGAATTCGACCTGGAAATCGATGATGAACAGGCTCAGAAGATCCTCAAGGTCAGTGATGCCATCTCGCACATCGAGAAGGCAGTCTAG
- the fabF gene encoding beta-ketoacyl-ACP synthase II, producing MNRVVVTSVAAVTPLGNDAESSWQNLLAGKSGIGKITKFDTTDFATKIAGEVKGFDPDVYIGKKEARRMEMFTQYAVVASKMLFETAGWTIPESERDRVGTIIGVGLGGLETIEDCHEKLLKRGPSKISPFFIPVLIANMAAGQVSIATGAMGPNICTTTACASGTHGVGTAYTDIAMGRVNAMICGGAESTITPLAVAGFNAMKALSVRNDEPELASRPFDKDRTGFIMGEGCGLLLLESLEHAKARGANILAEVVGYGASGDAYHMTAPPEDGSGMAYAMAAAIREAKIDPTVIDHINAHGTSTYLNDLCETRAIKKVFGDHAYNINICANKSQIGHLLGAAGGVEAVFAVKTLAEGVIPGTINRDTPDPECDLDVCADGPREKQVEYALSNSFGFGGTNACVLFKRFTG from the coding sequence ATGAACAGGGTAGTTGTTACCAGTGTTGCCGCCGTCACGCCTTTGGGCAATGACGCCGAGTCCAGCTGGCAGAACCTCCTGGCCGGTAAGTCCGGCATCGGCAAGATTACCAAGTTCGACACCACGGACTTTGCCACTAAAATTGCGGGCGAGGTCAAGGGCTTTGACCCCGACGTATACATCGGCAAGAAAGAAGCGCGCCGCATGGAAATGTTCACCCAGTATGCGGTGGTCGCTTCCAAGATGCTCTTTGAAACAGCCGGTTGGACCATTCCCGAATCCGAACGGGATCGGGTCGGCACCATCATCGGTGTGGGGCTGGGCGGCCTTGAGACCATTGAGGACTGCCATGAAAAACTCCTGAAGCGGGGCCCGAGCAAGATTTCGCCTTTCTTCATTCCCGTGCTCATCGCCAACATGGCCGCCGGTCAGGTGTCCATCGCCACCGGGGCCATGGGCCCAAACATTTGCACCACCACGGCATGCGCTTCCGGCACCCATGGCGTGGGAACGGCCTATACGGACATCGCCATGGGCCGCGTCAATGCCATGATTTGCGGTGGGGCCGAATCCACCATCACTCCGCTGGCCGTGGCCGGTTTCAATGCCATGAAGGCATTGTCCGTGCGAAACGACGAGCCCGAGCTTGCCTCCCGTCCGTTCGACAAGGACCGGACCGGTTTCATCATGGGTGAGGGTTGCGGCCTGTTGCTTCTGGAATCCCTGGAGCACGCCAAGGCGCGCGGCGCCAACATCCTGGCCGAGGTGGTCGGGTATGGCGCATCCGGTGACGCCTACCACATGACTGCGCCGCCCGAGGACGGTTCCGGCATGGCGTATGCCATGGCCGCCGCCATCCGTGAGGCCAAGATCGATCCGACCGTGATCGACCACATCAATGCTCACGGCACCTCCACCTATCTCAATGACCTGTGCGAGACGCGGGCCATCAAGAAGGTCTTTGGCGACCATGCCTATAATATCAATATCTGCGCCAACAAGTCCCAGATCGGGCACCTGCTCGGCGCAGCCGGCGGGGTGGAAGCGGTCTTTGCCGTCAAGACCCTTGCCGAAGGTGTCATTCCCGGCACCATCAACCGGGATACCCCGGACCCTGAATGTGATCTCGACGTGTGCGCCGACGGTCCGCGTGAGAAGCAGGTCGAATACGCCCTGTCGAACTCGTTCGGCTTCGGCGGCACCAACGCCTGCGTTCTGTTCAAAAGGTTCACTGGATAG
- the glyA gene encoding serine hydroxymethyltransferase — MEELFIQDPAVAAAIADEVDRQVSKLELIASENFVSVAVRQAQGSVMTHKYAEGYPGKRWYGGCEFVDEVEDLARERAKELFGATYANVQPHSGSQANMAVYFAACQPGDTVLGMDLSHGGHLTHGSPVNFSGKLFNMVHYGVSKETQTIDYDQVEALAKEHKPAMIIAGASAYPRIIDFARFRAIADEVGAKLMVDMAHIAGLIAAGEHPSCIEHAHYTTTTTHKTLRGPRGGMILSSEDLEQELNSNIFPGIQGGPLMHVIAAKAVAFGEALSPGFIEYQQQVVRNAKQLATSLTESGYSLVSGGTDNHMMLLDLSGKDYTGKDAQIALDKAGITVNKNTIPFETKSPFQTSGVRLGTPALTTRGMIEEDMIVVSEAIVAALDNMNDDKVLQEIADEVEEFAREFPLFAW, encoded by the coding sequence ATGGAAGAACTGTTTATCCAGGATCCGGCGGTTGCCGCCGCCATTGCCGATGAGGTCGACCGTCAGGTCTCCAAGCTGGAACTCATTGCCAGCGAAAATTTCGTTTCCGTTGCCGTGCGCCAGGCGCAGGGCTCGGTCATGACCCATAAGTACGCTGAGGGCTATCCCGGCAAACGTTGGTATGGCGGTTGCGAATTCGTGGACGAGGTCGAAGACCTGGCTCGCGAACGCGCCAAGGAACTGTTCGGGGCCACCTACGCCAACGTTCAGCCGCATTCCGGCTCCCAGGCCAACATGGCCGTGTATTTCGCGGCCTGCCAGCCCGGCGACACCGTCCTCGGCATGGACCTGTCCCACGGCGGCCATCTGACCCACGGATCTCCGGTCAACTTTTCGGGCAAGCTCTTCAACATGGTGCATTACGGCGTCTCCAAGGAGACCCAGACCATTGATTACGATCAGGTCGAGGCCTTGGCCAAAGAGCACAAGCCTGCCATGATCATCGCCGGTGCCTCCGCCTATCCGCGCATCATCGACTTTGCCCGGTTCCGGGCCATTGCCGACGAGGTGGGCGCCAAGTTGATGGTGGACATGGCCCACATCGCCGGATTGATCGCTGCCGGCGAACATCCGTCCTGCATCGAACACGCCCACTACACCACCACCACGACCCACAAGACCCTGCGCGGTCCCCGCGGCGGCATGATCCTGAGCAGTGAAGATCTGGAGCAGGAACTCAACTCCAACATCTTCCCCGGCATTCAGGGCGGTCCGCTGATGCACGTCATTGCCGCCAAGGCAGTGGCCTTTGGCGAGGCCCTGTCCCCCGGCTTCATCGAGTATCAGCAGCAGGTGGTCCGCAACGCCAAGCAGCTCGCAACCTCCCTGACCGAGTCGGGCTACTCCCTGGTTTCCGGGGGAACGGACAACCACATGATGTTGCTCGACCTGTCCGGCAAGGACTACACAGGCAAGGATGCCCAGATCGCCTTGGACAAGGCTGGCATCACCGTCAACAAGAACACCATCCCGTTCGAGACCAAATCCCCGTTCCAGACCTCCGGCGTGCGCCTGGGCACCCCTGCCCTGACCACCCGTGGCATGATCGAGGAAGACATGATCGTGGTTTCCGAGGCCATTGTAGCGGCTCTCGACAACATGAACGACGACAAGGTCCTTCAGGAGATCGCCGACGAAGTAGAGGAATTTGCCCGCGAATTTCCGCTCTTCGCCTGGTAG
- a CDS encoding transporter substrate-binding domain-containing protein: MRQRIAIWSCVLVILLASVSFAAGPIVIFGNDCKPPKAWIDGHTPKGILVDILREIEKRTDLVFDIQLMPWKRSYMQALECKGGIIGLSMNTERLDIFDYSSVLCYDELRLVVLKGREFQYNTMEDVKGKTLGYTRGASYGDEFDLAKKTIFIASEDVDPVCRLRMVLAGRIDAALIGPGEASVRYIIENNDILKRQKDKLVILPTPFTSDPNYIGFHKDMCAGDDLKKINHALRSMWADGAIQAIIDSY; the protein is encoded by the coding sequence ATGCGCCAGCGGATAGCGATATGGAGTTGCGTTCTTGTCATCCTCCTTGCATCCGTATCTTTTGCAGCCGGACCGATCGTCATCTTCGGCAATGATTGCAAACCGCCCAAGGCCTGGATTGATGGACATACGCCCAAAGGCATCCTCGTCGACATTCTGCGCGAAATCGAAAAACGAACCGACCTTGTCTTCGACATCCAGCTCATGCCCTGGAAGCGATCCTACATGCAGGCCCTTGAATGCAAGGGGGGTATCATCGGACTCTCGATGAACACGGAACGGCTGGATATCTTCGATTATTCCAGCGTACTCTGCTACGACGAATTGCGACTAGTGGTTCTCAAGGGCAGGGAATTCCAGTACAATACCATGGAAGACGTCAAGGGAAAAACCCTGGGCTACACCCGAGGCGCCTCCTACGGCGACGAATTCGACCTGGCCAAAAAGACCATATTCATCGCCAGCGAAGACGTCGATCCGGTATGCCGCCTCCGCATGGTGCTGGCAGGGCGCATCGACGCCGCCCTCATAGGACCGGGTGAGGCTTCCGTCAGATATATCATTGAAAATAACGACATCCTCAAACGCCAAAAGGATAAGCTCGTCATCCTGCCCACCCCATTCACAAGCGATCCCAACTACATAGGCTTCCACAAGGACATGTGTGCAGGCGATGACCTGAAAAAGATCAATCATGCCCTCAGGAGCATGTGGGCGGACGGCGCCATTCAGGCTATCATAGACAGCTACTGA